From Ptychodera flava strain L36383 chromosome 2, AS_Pfla_20210202, whole genome shotgun sequence, the proteins below share one genomic window:
- the LOC139147173 gene encoding uncharacterized protein, whose amino-acid sequence MPKYLLLRLLLVLNFQSALSFSLLGYGWSDFTKNYIGEISGHSTSNSYNPLMCFSQCMRHYKSCKAVSYIEFYRMCYLHNTLRDTEYHPGAMFALKDDFETVFPTKDSLMESCSEEPCKNNGWCVSTPSQFTCACRAEEDFYGDTCEIPVPRDIPEWGTWTSWSNCPVTCGVGYQERERICEESSSTDNDLYCEGHDRDYRKCYVGVCPTWSMWSEVYSESPPADVISRERYCRYGGTQNIDNGCQGDSEQQLALKLKTVPVRISGSPSVGEGFIEIFSAIAGRWGVINGESWDMSAATVSCRQLGFAGAFSAFGNYTTNGELTSVVGGVHCNGDERSLLSCHPSEWGKLSMLSSNDIASVACMIDGGWSKWSEWSSCSKSCGWGMRTRYRQCDSPAPRNGGKDCNNDDAEEQRPCRTAMACNCSIYNITHGDVFDNATAHMSVVSFQCHHGYVSEVSTSMCVDGTWSSLDPCKDLDECSVSGLNNCTEQCINTEGSYECRCFSQTYQSKCYFLSIDRKTWYDAKSFCRDRGTESDLVKIEDINELNFVQGFSTTLWIGLNDQMTEGVYKWADGSAYNGLISWSPDMPDNGGIFREEDCCDLSPSGLNDNDCSAEVRFICERPVRG is encoded by the exons ATGCCAAAGTATCTGTTACTACGCCTCTTACTCGTTCTGAATTTTCAGTCAGCGCTATCTTTTTCATTACTTGGATATGGTTGGagtgatttcacaaaaaattacatCGGAGAGATTTCTGGTCACAGTACGTCAAACTCTTACAATCCCCTGATGTGTTTTAGTCAGTGTATGCGTCACTACAAATCATGCAAAGCAGTAAGCTACATCGAATTCTATCGTATGTGTTATTTGCACAACACTCTTCGGGACACTGAATATCACCCAGGTGCGATGTTTGCATTAAAGGATGATTTCGAAACAGTCTTTCCGACCAAG GACAGTTTAATGGAGTCGTGCTCAGAGGAACCTTGTAAAAACAACGGCTGGTGTGTATCAACTCCAAGTCAGTTTACTTGCGCATGTCGTGCAGAAGAGGATTTTTATGGAGACACCTGTGAAATACCTG TACCACGAGATATACCAGAATGGGGTACATGGACATCTTGGTCCAACTGTCCTGTGACCTGCGGTGTGGGATACCAGGAAAGAGAAAGAATATGCGAAGAATCGTCTTCAACAGATAATGATTTGTATTGTGAAGGTCACGATAGAGACTACAGAAAATGTTATGTCGGCGTCTGTCCAA CATGGTCAATGTGGAGTGAAGTTTATTCTGAATCACCACCGGCAGATGTAATATCTCGTGAGAGATACTGCAGATATGGAGGAACACAAAACATAGACAACGGTTGCCAAGGGGACAGCGAACAGCAGCTCGCTTTGAAGTTGAAAACAG TGCCTGTTCGAATATCTGGATCGCCAAGCGTGGGAGAAggtttcattgaaattttcagtGCGATTGCTGGACGCTGGGGAGTAATCAATGGTGAATCGTGGGATATGAGTGCGGCTACTGTGTCATGTCGTCAACTTGGATTTGCCGGAGCTTTCTCAG CTTTTGGTAACTACACAACTAATGGTGAATTGACGTCTGTCGTTGGTGGCGTACACTGCAATGGCGATGAGAGGTCTCTCTTGTCGTGTCATCCTTCTGAGTGGGGCAAGTTATCAATGCTATCGTCTAACGATATCGCGAGTGTAGCATGTATGATAG ACGGTGGTTGGAGCAAATGGTCTGAGTGGAGTTCATGCTCCAAGTCATGTGGCTGGGGAATGCGAACGAGATATCGACAGTGTGACAGCCCTGCACCGAGAAATGGCGGGAAAGACTGTAACAATGATGATGCAGAAGAACAGAGACCCTGTAGGACTGCAATGGCGTGTA ATTGCTCTATTTACAATATTACCCATGGAGATGTATTTGACAATGCCACTGCTCATATGTCAGTAGTATCTTTCCAATGTCATCATGGCTATGTATCGGAAGTGTCGACTTCAATGTGCGTTGATGGAACATGGAGCTCTCTTGATCCATGCAAAG ATCTAGACGAGTGCTCCGTGAGCGGACTGAACAACTGTACAGAGCAGTGTATCAACACAGAGGGATCTTATGAATGTCGATGCTTTTCCCAGACTTACCAATCGAAGTGCTATTTCCTGAGTATAGACAGGAAAACTTGGTACGATGCGAAGTCTTTTTGTCGGGATAGAGGGACTGAGTCAGATCTCGTCAAAATTGAAGACATCAACGAACTGAATTTCGTCCAAGGATTTTCTACTACATTGTGGATTGGACTAAATGATCAAATG ACCGAAGGAGTGTATAAGTGGGCTGATGGCAGTGCATATAATGGTTTGATTTCTTGGTCACCGGACATGCCCGATAATGGAGGTATCTTCCGTGAGGAAGACTGCTGTGACCTGTCACCGTCTGGGCTGAATGATAACGACTGCAGTGCGGAAGTCAGATTTATTTGTGAGCGACCGGTCAGAGGGTAA